A stretch of DNA from Rathayibacter sp. VKM Ac-2762:
GGTCGAGCGTCGGGACGTCGGTCACGGTCACGTCCGTCGCGTCGACCGTTCCGGTGTTCGCCACGACGATGTCGAAGCCCGCCGTGCCGCCGTGCTCGGCGCTCGCCTGGGACGCGGTCTTCCGGATCAGGAGCGACCCCTCGCCGATGTCGTGCGGGACGGTGGCGCAGGGATTCGCGTCGGTCCCCGTGCCGGACGAGGCGGGAGCGAAGGGCGCATCGGCGAGGCAGGCCGTGTTCGTCAGCGCACGGTCCCCCTCGCCGGTCACGATCACGTCGAAGGTCAGCTCGGCCGTCGCCCCGACCGGCAGGCTGCCGGCCGCCCAGGAGATGCGGCCCGTCTCCGCGTCGATCGTGGCCGTGCCCTGCGAGGCGCGGAGGGAGCCGGCGTCGAGCTCGGCGTCGTCGAGCACGCCCTTGTCGAGGTAGTCGATGACGGCGGCGTCGGAGTAGTCCCCGGTCCCGTCCGAAGTCAGCGTCACCCGGTAGGGCACGCGGGCGCCGCGGAGCAGCGGAGTGGCGGAGTCGACCGACGAGGTCTTCGCGATGGTCACGTGCGGCGCGAGCGGATCGAGGCGTGCGACCGCGACCGCACCGTCCGAGCCGTAGGCCCAGTCGTCGATCGCCCGCAGGTCGCCGTAGGAGCCGTGCACCGAGTCGTTGGCGTTGGGGACGCGTCCCCGCCCGGAGTCGTCGCCCTCCCAGCGGTGCACCCCGCCGGACGAGTCGGTGCCGCCGTCGCCGGACGTCACCGCGGAGGTGCCCGAGTAGCGCTCCGAGTTCGATCCGGCGAGGAGCGAGTCGTCCCAGTGCACCGTCGACGGGTCGTCGCCGCCGCCGGTCGACCGCACGACGGACACGCCGCCGGCGGACGTCTCGGCGTCGACCCGCGTGAAGTGGAACTCGTTCGTGCGACCGATGGAGGCACGGAAGGTGACGTCGGGGTCGGTCACGTCGACGGATCCGCCCTTCGCGTCCCGTCCGTCCCAGTCGACCGAGAAGGGACCGGTCGTCCCCGCGATCCGGGTGAGATGCACGTCGCGCTCGCCGTCGTAGGAGCCGTCCCCGTCCGCATCGACGTCCACGACGACGGTGCCCGGCTGCGTCCCCAGGACGCCCGTGAGCGTGCCCGCGTCGGAGCCCGCGGACGACCGCCGGAAGGCGAGGCCCTCGATCGTCGGCGCGCGGTAGGCCGGAGCGATCGACTCCGGCAGGTCGGACGACGGCGGGTCCAGGAAGAGCTTGTAGGTCTGCAGGCCGTCGATCCCGGAGCGTCCGGACGCCTGGACGTACTGCGCCCCGATGCCGCCCGCCTCGCTCGACTGCGGCATGGGGACCGAGAGATAGGACGGATCGGACGACCCGACCTTCACGTTGCCCTTGTTCGTGGCCTGGACCGTCGAGGCGACTCCGTCGTAGCCGCGCAGCCCCAGCTCGTAGCGGGCGCCCGTCTCCGTG
This window harbors:
- a CDS encoding DUF11 domain-containing protein, which translates into the protein MSRTEQSGRDERGRPRARTARALVGTTAGCVLVSGLLGGGLAPPPAVAADGPHTTIENTLLQGGATNAGVTTVSAWVQKGETLRVDLHPLHAGSGTGEGETGGGTARVTAPGGAVLDEQDFAPGAAPSVSAGGSFVADETGVFQIRVSDDDVTAPVNLVWSIGVQDARGAAVAGRVWSDSYAIQSGAKESYSSPEERRSSFTLHAVTETGARYELGLRGYDGVASTVQATNKGNVKVGSSDPSYLSVPMPQSSEAGGIGAQYVQASGRSGIDGLQTYKLFLDPPSSDLPESIAPAYRAPTIEGLAFRRSSAGSDAGTLTGVLGTQPGTVVVDVDADGDGSYDGERDVHLTRIAGTTGPFSVDWDGRDAKGGSVDVTDPDVTFRASIGRTNEFHFTRVDAETSAGGVSVVRSTGGGDDPSTVHWDDSLLAGSNSERYSGTSAVTSGDGGTDSSGGVHRWEGDDSGRGRVPNANDSVHGSYGDLRAIDDWAYGSDGAVAVARLDPLAPHVTIAKTSSVDSATPLLRGARVPYRVTLTSDGTGDYSDAAVIDYLDKGVLDDAELDAGSLRASQGTATIDAETGRISWAAGSLPVGATAELTFDVIVTGEGDRALTNTACLADAPFAPASSGTGTDANPCATVPHDIGEGSLLIRKTASQASAEHGGTAGFDIVVANTGTVDATDVTVTDVPTLDHLLEATIENGAGGTQPATEPVTGLDIPAGGQVSLHVSGRVADGYDAATLPNRVSITHQPEGFDPPTVENACADDATSSCAEIPVPPVEGRLSIEKTAIGNQVDHGGRAGFRIVVANEGARPADGVTLTDIPELAHLSDVTISRDGGPASSDLTVEDLSLAPGASTTFTVTGRVADGVDAWTIPNRARLTEVPEGFDPTTVLHPCADDGGASCAQVAVPPVGLVPTVLASTGAAAGPLAAGAGALLLAGGALTALRRRSTRTS